The following are encoded together in the Plasmodium brasilianum strain Bolivian I chromosome 10, whole genome shotgun sequence genome:
- a CDS encoding rhomboid protease ROM9, whose amino-acid sequence MIKGKKVCQHIRECYAELVEVVLGKDNIKEEEIEERCAQLLILRDVHKGLTAASSQMSLLRNKRGSPPTMRFIKREFCALISWTENIKGCPVWKDKNKFLFERRKENNLKKNDIIIRRSFSRYSGKGESYDKKRKYSLLLLFQNYGIKNYLCKLNNRAMEDIRERNRKMKKILEESYRQFWVKYGHIKSTYQNEFWRYQKGRQKSRGDFNNSNYNSSSGSSNGSSSGSSNGSSSGSSSGSSSGSSNGKLRTPLFLLLLLDSLKNEKKIKRRAHKLLLKGKYHLNSISQFCKDINTSYYKNLLYYNYIKSPVTYTLICLHLFVYLLWLNAKPMNSTYDFFRTKASHSSSLLTTEFMYTYFCCSLQSLREKKLYTLVTNLVSHNTIQSLLLNTISLYYIGTALELFIKSRNFILTYLVSGIISSYIQILYQKNNQNDFYYNNIYVFGASGSISSILATYTFLFPNQNIYLYGVIALPLALFSSLYFLNEFYCVITNKRDSTG is encoded by the exons GGTAGTCTTAGGAAAGGATAAcataaaagaagaagagaTTGAGGAACGCTGTGCTCAGTTGTTGATATTGAGGGACGTTCATAAAGGACTAACCG CTGCGTCTTCCCAAATGAGCTTGCTGAGGAATAAAAGAGGGAGTCCTCCCACTATGCGGTTTATAAAGAGAGAATTTTGTGCACTTATTAGTTGGACAGAAAACATAAAAGGATGTCCAGTGTGGAAAGATAAGAATAAATTCCTTTttgaaagaagaaaagaaaataatttaaaaaaaaatgatataataataagaagaaGCTTTTCTAGGTATTCTGGAAAAGGGGAAAGCTATGATAAAAAGAggaaatattcattattattactttttcaaaattatggcattaaaaattatttgtgtAAATTAAACAACAGAGCAATGGAGGATATTCGTGAACGTAAtcggaaaatgaaaaaaattttggaGGAATCTTATCGCCAGTTTTGGGTGAAGTATGGGCATATAAAAAGTACGTATCAAAATGAGTTCTGGAGATACCAAAAAGGTAGACAGAAAAGTAGGGGAGACTTTAACAATAGCAATTACAATAGTAGCAGTGGTAGTAGCAATGGTAGTAGCAGTGGTAGTAGCAATGGTAGTAGCAGTGGTAGTAGCAGTGGTAGTAGCAGTGGTAGTAGCAATGGTAAACTCCGCACCCCTCTTTTTCTTCTACTTCTTCTCGACTCgttaaaaaacgaaaaaaagattaagCGACGGGCTCATAAATTACTGCTGAAGGGGAAATACCATTTAAATAGTATAAGTCAATTTTGCAAAGATATAAACACgtcatattataaaaatttgctTTATTACAACTACATTAAATCACCAGTGACATATACGCTGATATGTTTacatttgtttgtttatttattatggTTAAATGCAAAACCGATGAACAGTACTTATGATTTTTTTAGAACAAAAGCATCCCATTCCTCTAGTTTGTTAACCACTGAATTTATGTATACCTATTTCTGCTGTAGTTTACAAAGcctaagagaaaaaaaattatatacactAGTAACAAATCTAGTGAGTCATAATACTATTCAGTCTTTGCTATTAAATACTATATCGTTATACTACATAGGAACAGCTTTAGAATTGTTTATCAAATCAAGAAATTTCATTCTTACTTATTTAGTTAGTGGTATTATAtcttcatatatacaaatattatatcaaaaaaataatcaaaatgatttttattacaataaCATTTACGTTTTTGGTGCTAGTGGAAGTATTAGCTCTATATTGGCCACCTATACTTTCCTTTTTCCcaatcaaaatatatacttatacggAGTTATAGCCCTACCTTTA GCCTTGTTCTCAtctttatactttttaaacgAATTCTATTGTGTCATAACTAACAAGAGGGATAGCACAGGTTAA
- a CDS encoding pre-mRNA-splicing factor CWC2, giving the protein MSLKRFFNFLEADDEKGKKKINAKKGGKEETHQVGDEIEKDEGGKEKEKTQEVYMVKNEGKEEEKQKEVLQNKGQEEVLGENKEGNRNQRDKSTLNRNDSDMKKRKKNVNIDICETDALKDESKEDDMFDDKKAEGRSDIIESNTLPSDEMLQKDIRESNVEVMNNCEVKKYKQDDVTSLCEGVQNEEGLNECSEERTQGGGRNYLEKEETDSKVNGKEQDQKNVPSCREHNNVGNNVEKEKKEKEGGSEIQGVTPIVESSSHNKALKNDDKESSNNNILDINGKQLTGSKGNSSDKQVTNGKNLSSYDYTKNKEDYMYNYENSYYNVCANNSGGGSGSGSGSGNGSGSGSGSGSGSGSGSGSGNANSNANVDNHANYPYYYNQYYNNMAPPNPFNNNVPIRNNNYNSINDVQKTRKDYVNEKNNLGNEYNMNDNIAPGGVGHFGGAYMPQAMNNYYNMYNYNYVNNSIGNMGNMGSMTNMTNMNSVNYNYYYNMYDYNRGMETDVRPYGYCSLIDKSIELMKKSDKVKEMLKNPARLQVTQEELNKIDYTEGNEQYNIWFGKYVTDKYDKGSKGTNISRFVAKYKCNPLTDTGYTKADKTYTSKQFFCIYFARGCCAYGHNCLYRHRIPNENDEIEFEGSMDIFGREKFSSFKDDMTGVGSFNSDCRTLFIGSLHIKHFNEVHLIEKILYDEFINFGNIDYVRFIPNKNIAFVQFTNKVNAEFAKVAMSDQPIENHSTALTIKWAFELKNQPSHFFNYYNNPYIYNENFVISSTWEQYMAQQHYAGNPMFPDYSNNMGGVGSMHNTGNFGGFNNFGSINSFSSANSGGNASLSAHYKKINDRHNNLNKSLNKIDHMFDTQN; this is encoded by the coding sequence ATGAGCTTGAAAAggtttttcaattttttggAAGCAGATGATGAAAaggggaagaaaaaaattaatgcaaAGAAGGGCGGAAAGGAAGAAACACATCAGGTTGGAGATGAAATAGAAAAGGATGAGGGGggaaaggaaaaggaaaagacaCAAGAGGTATACATGGTGAAGAATGAgggaaaagaagaagaaaagcAGAAGGAAGTGCTGCAAAACAAGGGTCAGGAAGAAGTGCTTggagaaaataaagaagggAACAGAAACCAAAGGGATAAGTCAACCCTTAACAGAAATGATAGtgatatgaaaaaaagaaaaaagaatgtaaACATAGACATCTGTGAAACAGATGCATTAAAAGACGAATCAAAAGAGGATGACATGTTTGATGATAAAAAAGCAGAAGGGAGATCTGATATAATAGAAAGTAACACATTACCCAGTGATGAGATGCTGCAAAAGGATATAAGAGAGTCAAATGTGGAGGTAATGAACAACTGTgaagtgaaaaaatataaacaggaCGACGTTACATCGCTATGTGAAGGGGTTCAGAATGAAGAGGGATTGAACGAATGCTCAGAGGAAAGAACACAAGGAGGAGGAAGAAACTActtagaaaaagaagaaacagATAGCAAAGTAAATGGCAAAGAACAGGACCAAAAAAATGTACCATCCTGTAGAGAACATAACAACGTGGGTAATAATGtggagaaggaaaaaaaagaaaaagaagggGGTTCGGAAATTCAGGGAGTAACCCCAATTGTTGAAAGTAGTTCGCATAATAAggcattaaaaaatgatgataagGAGTcgtcaaataataatatattagacATAAATGGTAAGCAGTTAACTGGTAGTAAAGGGAATTCTAGCGATAAACAAGTAACAAATGGAAAGAACTTGTCGTCGTATGATTATACCAAGAATAAGGAggattatatgtataattatgaaaactCGTATTATAACGTGTGCGCAAATAATAGCGGTGGTGGTAGTGGTAGTGGTAGTGGAAGTGGTAATGGAAGTGGTAGTGGAAGTGGTAGTGGAAGTGGTAGTGGTAGTGGTAGTGGAAGTGGTAATGCTAATAGCAATGCTAACGTAGATAACCACGCGAATTACCCATATTATTACAATCAATACTACAATAACATGGCACCGCCAAACCCTTTTAACAACAATGTACCGATTAGAAATAATAACTATAATAGCATAAATGATGTGCAAAAAACGAGGAAGGATTatgtaaatgaaaagaataatttagGGAATGAGTATAATATGAATGATAATATTGCTCCTGGTGGAGTAGGCCACTTTGGAGGTGCATATATGCCCCAGGCAATGAACAATTATtacaatatgtataattataactaTGTTAATAATAGCATAGGAAACATGGGAAATATGGGTAGCATGACCAATATGACTAACATGAACAGCGTAAATTACAATTACTACTACAACATGTACGACTACAACAGGGGCATGGAAACTGATGTAAGGCCTTATGGGTACTGCTCGTTAATTGACAAAAGCATcgaattaatgaaaaaaagcgATAAAGTAAAAGAGATGTTAAAGAATCCAGCTAGGTTACAAGTAACTCAggaagaattaaataaaatagattaTACCGAAGGAAATGAACAATACAATATATGGTTTGGAAAATACGTAACAGATAAATATGATAAGGGGTCCAAGGGAACTAATATATCACGTTTTGttgcaaaatataaatgtaatccCTTAACAGATACAGGTTATACTAAGGCTGATAAAACGTATACAAGTAAACAATTTTTCTGTATATATTTCGCACGAGGATGTTGTGCATATGGTCATAATTGTTTGTATAGACATAGAATACcaaatgaaaatgatgagATTGAATTTGAAGGTTCTATGGATATATTTGGAAGAGAAAAATTTAGCTCTTTTAAAGATGATATGACTGGTGTAGGTAGCTTTAATAGTGACTGTAGAACACTGTTTATTGGTAGTCTtcatataaaacattttaatgaagtacatttaattgaaaaaattttatatgatgaatttattaattttggaAATATTGATTATGTTAGATTTAtaccaaataaaaatatagcatTTGTTCAATTTACTAACAAAGTTAATGCAGAATTTGCAAAAGTAGCTATGTCAGATCAACCAATAGAAAACCATTCCACAGCCTTAACAATTAAATGGGCATTCGAATTAAAAAATCAGCCAAGtcatttttttaactattataataatccttatatatataatgaaaattttgttatatccTCTACATGGGAACAGTACATGGCCCAGCAGCACTACGCCGGAAATCCCATGTTCCCTGATTACAGTAATAATATGGGTGGGGTAGGGTCCATGCATAACACTGGTAATTTCGGAGGCTTCAACAATTTTGGAAGCATTAACAGCTTCAGCAGCGCGAATAGTGGTGGTAATGCATCCCTCTCTGctcattataaaaaaattaacgacAGGCATAACAACCTGAATAAgagtttaaataaaatagaccATATGTTTGATACTCAGAATTAA
- a CDS encoding hypothetical protein (conserved Plasmodium protein), giving the protein MNNYIFTTCNENDERTIEKYHGNPFTNSKEDYYNEKIQKIICSILASKNIRKINYLVFDVLFDYFIKIIKTIGVNCRKFSSLRGSVVVNYIDIKYCLKLAFSNLYTEIYVLKNYNKLFGHLIFDILQDDKGKKDHNNSTNYNNSSNNNNNYYSNNNSNTYSNKPNISSNNNSCRNSNNVNYINVVQNSYLYYKQLCMKKKDKYDSLNDFNNINYLPLGTFSSNENVNVLFLNENIDIEKYKEIMKLKKKYIHDHMPIIPLSLNRKEKKTGYYNDKTDYYEQESSSINSSSNSSSTSSSSTSSDHSSDDSDHFSSINKHYGEEEMDNKFTKECMGQEKIDILNLIPKLKDIYTQNAQNAQNAHKMMNQETGSECLFFNSLNIFDAKE; this is encoded by the coding sequence atgaataactACATTTTTACCACGTGCAACGAAAATGATGAAAGGACAATAGAAAAATATCATGGAAACCCATTCACTAATTCGAAAGAAgattattataatgaaaagatTCAAAAGATTATTTGTTCAATATTAgcaagtaaaaatataaggaaaataaacTACTTAGTTTTTGATGTGTTATTTgactattttataaaaattataaaaaccaTAGGAGTGAACTGTAGGAAGTTCTCCTCTCTAAGGGGTAGTGTGGttgtaaattatatagacataaaatattgtttgAAATTAGCTTTTAGTAATTTATATActgaaatatatgtattaaaaaattataataagcTTTTTGGGCATCTTATATTTGACATACTACAGGATgataaagggaaaaaagacCATAATAATAGTACTAACTATAACAATagcagtaataacaataataattattatagtaataataatagtaacaccTATAGTAATAAACCTAATATCtctagtaataataacagctGTAGGAATAGTAACAATGTTAACTACATCAATGTTGTCCAGAATTCCTATTTATACTATAAACAGTtatgtatgaaaaaaaaggacaagTATGATTCTTTAAatgattttaataatattaattatttaccGTTAGGTACTTTCTCATCAAAcgaaaatgtaaatgtattatttttaaatgaaaatattgatattgaaaaatataaagaaattatgaaattaaaaaaaaaatatatacatgaccATATGCCCATAATACCTCTCTCATTAAataggaaagaaaaaaaaacagggTATTACAATGATAAAACCGACTATTATGAACAAGAGTCATCTTCAATAAACTCCTCATCAAACAGTTCGTCCACATCTTCTTCCTCGACTTCCTCTGATCATTCAAGTGATGATTCAGACCATTTCAGTTCTATCAACAAACATTATGGAGAAGAAGAGATGGATAACAAGTTTACAAAAGAATGTATGGGGcaagaaaaaattgatatattAAACCTCATACCAAagttaaaagatatatatacacagaATGCACAAAATGCACAGAATGCCCATAAGATGATGAATCAAGAGACGGGGAGTGAATGCTTATTCTTCAACTCGCTAAACATTTTCGATGCGAAGGAATAG
- a CDS encoding inositol polyphosphate multikinase has protein sequence MNDEIESTRVEAEVFIQGSRSNYVDVNNYTLSRGNSGLVNYFDVMGYANSSNGRRPDDLIHGSSNRVNYSSVNCTSVNAIMNEKEECQYVGRVSSGSSRSRSSRSSRSRSSRSRSITLMGDAKKHRSGCSTLDKFDIKGKKKEKEIFNKIKQKNYYIDDSYLYVKGEISMTEKDNYKEKIYRKKKHSHICDILQNDRINNDLHLNGNSSGSAYENGKEVRNNCGSSIRVEEFIKGHTLENDVVENSNDLIICTASRYDSCNFDKVVKLAHEGDRSSTINCTRYKSAGRGCRSTEHPKFQYADNHEKEERFMEFLNFVKSSKDESGKRYEIAGGYLPCNAEKIGGAEEEKQGEDEKNEDEDKDEDEEEEDEENENKNKDKNENKDERKKRKYDRSRFTSCSSHNGTIRNRPVVDKVLYNMANLKLTGTSIMLTNENSKFIYKVIPFFKDGEAKFYFNVFISYNIIYKINKKGLQSNIDEFTNMFILHHSNNNYDDGEKDNYKKCKEKNKNKNDCLILCSKMNRVFSNFHLINKSEVKEALIKSLLKNLYSGTTHNIECYKHALQARDLNRVAGSAGRFATIGKLSSQNLSDVGVLSKTHQVETSVLHDLLHCRTFTLEDFPNGTASTQLKRTNLNVCNGNRSGSSRGSSRGSSRGSSSGSSNGSGSGSSTVDSIRRIPAEEYTLERGPSDERNPFTEMNRKEKDVSSQYSALQNDPDERYTDPSAQIPVYRCKESVRGSNDINAVNGVNCVEEGELHVYYEKDHTRDKKCSKKSVLKGNGKEELDGNNQILLDAPGVMTKQGVRKKQGDQPNPLIRTESNASKEEKNMAFLSNETKLPIVESFKCASEKSISNEDGETWVIGRYSDVATGSGNARSNARSNARSSARSSARSNARSNTWSSTSSNTSSNTSSKTSSNTSSKTSSNCVDAVHLALKLKKICSRIKHSDQHMLDLKLGYNTLKDNDPLFSENLLRESELVEWKEKEKYLKKWSKMKKEIRSKFMNTSDQHIIDISSKDLNLPSCFDKYDNNEIYCLLKSWKQEITSLKTTQKMLGFRICALIYYIKQVYLLDDENIKEFYTNFIQKNNIIKRNKLNKEDKMNTYPNKEKMGITKCYDNTNNRITVSRDIGLNLSEEQVIYFLFLFLKNIASIILPKLVKLKLWLEQQSLYSFCSTSLLIIYDRKNPSSCDIKWIDFTYSFENINYMRKKKDQLKKHKLNEDILFGINNLIKLCKTVYMNNKLPPSIICLSSQKNKQDDGA, from the exons atgaatgATGAGATAGAAAGTACACGAGTTGAGGCAGAAGTGTTTATCCAGGGTTCTCGAAGCAATTACGTTGATGTGAATAATTATACCTTAAGCAGGGGGAACAGTGGCTtagtaaattattttgaCGTAATGGGATATGCGAATTCATCAAATGGCAGAAGGCCTGATGACCTAATTCATGGTAGCTCTAACAGAGTAAACTATAGTAGTGTAAACTGTACTAGTGTGAATGCAATTATGAATGAGAAGGAAGAGTGTCAATATGTAGGCCGTGTTAGTAGTGGTAGTAGCAGAAGTAGAAGTAGCAGAAGTAGCAGAAGTAGAAGTAGCAGAAGTAGAAGTATTACTCTAATGGGTGATGCTAAGAAGCACAGGAGTGGTTGTAGTACACTTGATAAATTCGATAttaaggggaaaaaaaaagaaaaagaaatttttaataaaataaaacaaaaaaattattacatagaTGAcagttatttatatgtaaaggGGGAAATTAGTATGACTGAAAAAGACAACTATAAGgagaaaatatatagaaaaaaaaagcacaGTCATATTTGtgatattttacaaaatgatAGGATAAATAATGATCTTCATTTGAATGGTAATAGTAGTGGGTCAGCTTATGAAAATGGAAAGGAAGTGAGAAACAATTGTGGTAGTAGCATCAGAGTGGAGGAATTTATTAAGGGGCATACTCTTGAAAATGATGTAGTGGAAAATAGCAACGACCTAATTATCTGCACAGCGAGTAGGTATGATTCGTGTAATTTTGACAAGGTGGTTAAACTTGCTCATGAAGGGGATAGAAGTAGCACCATCAATTGTACTAGATATAAAAGTGCAGGTAGAGGTTGTAGAAGCACGGAGCACCCGAAATTTCAATATGCGGATAACCATGAAAAGGAAGAACGGTTCATGGAATTcttaaattttgtaaaatcgTCCAAAGACGAATCAGGAAAAAGGTACGAAATTGCAGGAGGGTATTTACCGTGTAATGCAGAAAAAATCGGGGGTGCCGAAGAAGAGAAACAGGGAGAAGACGAGAAAAACGAAGACGAAGACAAAGACGAAGacgaagaagaagaagacgAGGAGAAcgaaaacaaaaacaaagaCAAAAACGAAAACAAAGACGAAAGGAAGAAACGAAAATACGACAGAAGTCGCTTCACTAGTTGTAGTAGTCACAACGGCACAATTCGTAACAGACCAGTTGTGGATAAAGTGTTGTATAACATGGCTAACTTAAAACTCACAGGCACATCGATTATGTtaacaaatgaaaattcaaaatttatttacaaagTGATACCTTTTTTCAAAGATGGTGAAGCcaaattttactttaatgtgtttatttcatataatattatttataagattaataaaaaaggactGCAAAGTAATATTGACgaatttacaaatatgttCATTTTGCATCATAGCAACAACAATTATGACGATGGTGAAAaggataattataaaaaatgtaaagagaaaaataaaaataaaaatgactGCTTAATTTTATGCAGTAAAATGAACAGggtattttctaattttcacttaattaataaaagcgAAGTAAAGGAAGCATTAATCAAATCGTTATTAAAGAATTTGTACTCTGGTACCACACACAACATTGAATGTTACAAGCATGCATTACAGGCGAGGGACTTAAACCGAGTGGCAGGTAGTGCAGGTCGCTTTGCAACCATTGGAAAATTATCTTCCCAAAATTTGAGTGATGTAGGTGTGTTAAGTAAGACACACCAAGTTGAAACATCCGTACTCCATGATCTGCTTCACTGCAGAACATTCACCCTGGAGGATTTTCCCAATGGTACCGCAAGTACTCAGTTGAAGAGAACAAATTTGAATGTATGTAATGGGAACAGAAGCGGTAGTAGCAGAGGCAGTAGCAGAGGCAGTAGCAGAGGCAGTAGCAGCGGTAGTAGCAACGGAAGTGGCAGTGGTAGTAGCACAGTGGATAGTATACGACGTATCCCCGCCGAGGAATATACGTTAGAAAGAGGCCCATCGGATGAAAGAAATCCATTCACAGAGATGaacagaaaagaaaaagatgttTCTTCACAATATAGTGCTCTTCAAAATGATCCTGATGAACGTTACACTGATCCTAGTGCTCAAA TCCCCGTATATAGGTGTAAGGAAAGTGTACGAGGGAGTAACGACATAAATGCTGTAAATGGAGTAAATTGCGTGGAGGAGGGGGAGTTACATGTGTACTATGAAAAGGATCATACCAGGGATAAGAAGTgttcaaaaaaaagtgtattgAAAGGAAATGGTAAGGAAGAGTTAGATGGTAATAATCAAATCTTACTTGACGCACCCGGGGTGATGACAAAACAAGGGGTGAGGAAGAAGCAGGGTGATCAACCAAATCCCCTCATAAGAACTGAAAGTAATGCGAgcaaagaagagaaaaatatgGCATTCCTTTCGAATGAAACGAAGTTACCAATAGTCGAATCGTTCAAATGCGCATCAGAGAAAAGCATATCAAACGAAGACGGGGAAACATGGGTTATAGGAAGATATAGTGATGTGGCTACTGGTAGCGGCAATGCCAGAAGCAATGCCAGAAGCAATGCCAGAAGCAGTGCCAGAAGCAGTGCCAGAAGCAATGCTAGAAGCAATACCTGGAGCAGCACCAGTAGCAACACCAGTAGCAACACCAGTAGCAAAACCAGTAGCAACACCAGTAGCAAAACCAGTAGCAACTGTGTAGATGCTGTTCACCTGGCTCTAAAGCTGAAGAAGATATGCAGCAGAATAAAACATAGTGATCAGCACATGCTAGATTTAAAATTAGGATATAACACGTTGAAGGATAACGACCCACTATTTAGCGAAAATTTGTTAAGGGAAAGTGAGTTAGTCGaatggaaagaaaaagagaaatacttaaaaaaatggtctaaaatgaaaaaagagataAGAAGTAAGTTTATGAATACAAGCGACCAACATATAATTGACATATCATCAAAGGATTTAAATTTACCTAGTTGTTTTgataaatatgataataatgaaatatattgtttattaAAATCATGGAAGCAAGAAATTACTTCATTAAAAACTACTCAAAAGATGTTAGGTTTTCGTATATgtgcattaatatattatataaaacaggtatatttattagacgatgaaaatataaaggaattttacacaaattttatacaaaagaataacattattaagagaaataaattaaacaaagAAGATAAAATGAACACATATccaaataaggaaaaaatgggaaTAACAAAGTGTTatgataatacaaataaCAGAATAACAGTTAGTAGAGATATTGGCTTAAATTTAAGTGAAGAacaagttatatattttttatttttatttttaaaaaatattgcttCCATTATTTTACCAAAATtggtaaaattaaaactatGGCTAGAACAACAATCTCTTTATTCCTTTTGTTCAACTtctttgttaataatatatgatagAAAAAACCCATCCTCCTGTGATATTAAATGGATCGACTTCACGTACtcttttgaaaatataaactatatgagaaaaaaaaaagatcaaCTAAAGAAACATAAATTGAACGAAGATATACTTTTTggtattaataatttaattaaactaTGCAAAACtgtttatatgaataataaactACCTCCATCTATTATATGCTTGTCAAGTCAGAAAAATAAGCAGGACGACGGCGCATGA